The proteins below come from a single Chryseobacterium sp. MA9 genomic window:
- a CDS encoding DUF3289 family protein: MAGEGGNIVRNVFGKSYKEAEHIMKDASKGTLDFKSPQENTFYGKKGGKKFDEYQAKKDNTLLVIKVEGPLDDHGGKIAKPKEGEKYWFKATFNRSATKSEYKKLQWQEKINGISIPFFFDYSSITGNTSTIQVKLPCYDMRVYAYFKTPIDRVSVEVKITNPLPLYIDRFKIKGKDRKGVNMADDMCYGLGVSNQYPSRYTLQDVESKGIWIKSEIRDKTDEELWTGFKRMVGTLFSVGELETVAFDMIEKFKRSEGGEYTNPILTKHVLAHPSNQRFCLSIEDEIADRIKKNHGSIASIEDDEIHFTDDEVGKFGRRGWRHPQFSTMKDTFMGGLTICMNDTWAYEVQLTKFNKSGNGTYDATYKVVLYDHFGLDMPDIEKKYYYLLGFRYWFILQHIRGYQPFITKVEFEKTFKESINIGKAERQNKRRAEKEREDHLRNMGRRRPGEY; encoded by the coding sequence ATGGCAGGCGAAGGTGGAAATATAGTAAGAAATGTCTTTGGGAAGTCCTACAAGGAAGCTGAGCATATTATGAAAGATGCTTCCAAGGGTACGTTGGATTTTAAATCTCCTCAGGAAAATACCTTTTATGGGAAAAAAGGAGGGAAGAAATTTGATGAATATCAGGCTAAAAAAGACAATACATTATTGGTAATAAAAGTAGAAGGCCCTTTAGATGATCATGGCGGAAAAATAGCAAAACCTAAAGAAGGAGAAAAATATTGGTTCAAAGCGACTTTTAATAGATCTGCAACGAAGAGTGAGTATAAAAAACTTCAATGGCAGGAAAAGATAAATGGAATATCGATTCCCTTCTTTTTTGATTATTCTTCAATCACAGGAAATACTTCGACTATTCAGGTGAAACTTCCCTGTTATGATATGCGTGTGTATGCCTATTTTAAAACTCCAATTGATAGGGTTAGTGTTGAGGTGAAAATAACCAATCCATTACCTCTTTATATTGATAGATTTAAAATTAAAGGAAAAGACAGGAAGGGAGTTAATATGGCAGATGATATGTGCTATGGCCTGGGAGTTTCCAATCAATATCCTTCCAGATACACTTTGCAAGATGTAGAAAGCAAAGGAATCTGGATCAAGTCAGAAATAAGAGATAAAACAGATGAAGAATTATGGACCGGTTTCAAACGTATGGTAGGAACACTTTTTTCAGTCGGCGAACTGGAAACGGTTGCATTTGATATGATTGAAAAGTTTAAACGAAGCGAAGGAGGAGAATATACTAATCCTATCCTTACAAAACATGTACTTGCCCATCCATCAAATCAAAGATTCTGTTTAAGTATAGAGGATGAAATTGCTGACAGGATTAAGAAGAATCATGGAAGTATTGCATCCATTGAAGATGATGAAATACACTTTACAGATGATGAGGTTGGAAAGTTTGGACGAAGAGGATGGAGACATCCGCAGTTTTCAACCATGAAAGACACTTTTATGGGAGGACTCACCATCTGTATGAATGATACCTGGGCCTATGAGGTGCAGCTGACAAAATTTAATAAATCCGGAAATGGTACTTATGATGCAACCTATAAAGTTGTGTTATATGATCATTTTGGATTGGATATGCCGGATATTGAGAAGAAATATTACTATCTGCTTGGTTTCAGGTACTGGTTTATTTTGCAGCATATCAGAGGATATCAACCTTTTATCACAAAAGTTGAATTTGAAAAAACTTTTAAGGAAAGTATCAACATTGGTAAGGCAGAACGTCAAAATAAAAGAAGAGCAGAAAAAGAAAGAGAAGATCATCTTCGTAATATGGGCAGAAGAAGGCCGGGAGAATATTAA
- a CDS encoding lysophospholipid acyltransferase family protein — translation MSLISKNDLIKASGLSKLGFLKNPVASAVMSIAKINEVNKLYDKLKDKEGKDFFDSFVRERNLSYVAFEEDLAKIPKTGPFILVSNHPLGAIDGILMCKVLSEVRPDFKVMGNFLLEKIKPMEPFVIAVNPFENRKEAYSSSSGMRETLKHLQNGGCVGIFPAGEVSNKNNPYGEILDKEWEKTALKLIRMAKVPVVPMYFHAKNSRLFYQVAKLHPNLQTLMLPAEMMNDREKPIRIRIGRPITVKAMDEMETIEELGEFLKRKVYMMKSYYEKRKSLAQSINLQNLSVKFPLLKEENIVQNIIDETPLEDIIKDVDKLRGTDKMLFSNGNYEIYFTTYEEIPSIMREIGRQRELTFRAVGEGSNLPFDLDEYDKHYHHLFLWDNGEKKLAGAYRMALGREVMKKYGIKGFYTSSLFEFEQDIHPFFKKVIEMGRAYICQEYQQKPLPLFLLWRGIVHVCLRNPDHKFLMGGVSISNKFSEFSKSLMIEFMRSNYFDSAVAQYITPRNEYKVKLRDRDKNIFFEEMESDLNKLDKIIDDLEPELRLPVLIKKYIKQNAKVIAFNVDPNFNDAIDGLMYIRISDLPENTIKPVLEEMSEQIRKEQENNPADNQ, via the coding sequence ATGAGTTTAATTTCGAAAAACGATCTGATCAAAGCTTCCGGCTTAAGTAAACTTGGGTTCCTCAAGAACCCGGTAGCATCTGCTGTGATGAGCATTGCTAAAATAAACGAAGTAAATAAATTATACGACAAACTAAAAGATAAGGAAGGCAAAGACTTTTTCGACTCATTTGTAAGAGAAAGGAACCTAAGCTATGTAGCTTTTGAAGAGGATCTCGCAAAAATTCCGAAAACGGGACCGTTTATTCTGGTTTCCAACCATCCGCTGGGTGCAATTGACGGGATTTTGATGTGCAAGGTCTTATCAGAGGTTCGTCCGGATTTCAAGGTGATGGGAAATTTCCTTTTGGAAAAGATCAAACCTATGGAACCGTTTGTAATCGCAGTAAATCCTTTTGAAAACAGAAAAGAAGCTTATAGCAGCTCTTCGGGAATGCGTGAAACACTCAAGCATTTGCAAAACGGAGGCTGTGTAGGTATTTTCCCGGCAGGAGAAGTTTCCAACAAAAACAATCCTTACGGAGAAATTTTAGATAAGGAATGGGAAAAAACGGCACTTAAGCTTATAAGAATGGCTAAAGTACCGGTAGTTCCTATGTATTTCCATGCCAAAAACAGCCGTCTTTTTTATCAGGTGGCTAAGCTTCATCCAAATTTACAGACCCTGATGCTTCCCGCGGAAATGATGAACGATAGAGAAAAACCTATCAGAATCAGAATTGGGCGCCCAATCACTGTAAAGGCAATGGATGAAATGGAAACGATTGAGGAATTGGGAGAGTTTCTGAAACGTAAGGTCTATATGATGAAATCTTACTATGAAAAGAGAAAATCTCTTGCTCAAAGCATCAATCTTCAGAATTTATCTGTAAAGTTTCCTTTGCTGAAGGAAGAAAATATTGTTCAGAATATCATTGATGAAACGCCTCTGGAAGATATCATTAAAGATGTTGATAAATTGAGAGGAACTGACAAAATGCTGTTCAGTAACGGAAATTATGAGATCTACTTTACGACTTACGAGGAAATCCCTTCTATTATGAGGGAAATCGGGCGTCAGAGAGAGCTTACTTTCCGCGCGGTGGGTGAAGGTAGTAATCTTCCTTTTGACCTTGATGAATATGATAAGCATTACCATCACCTGTTCCTTTGGGACAACGGGGAGAAAAAACTGGCTGGTGCTTACAGAATGGCACTGGGTAGAGAGGTCATGAAGAAATATGGCATCAAAGGCTTCTACACAAGCTCTTTATTTGAGTTTGAGCAGGACATCCATCCTTTCTTTAAAAAGGTGATCGAAATGGGCCGTGCTTACATCTGCCAGGAATACCAGCAGAAACCACTACCTCTTTTCCTTTTATGGAGAGGGATTGTACATGTGTGCCTGAGAAATCCTGACCATAAATTTCTTATGGGTGGTGTAAGTATTTCCAACAAATTCTCGGAATTCTCAAAATCTCTGATGATTGAGTTTATGCGTTCAAATTATTTTGATTCTGCAGTAGCACAATATATCACTCCAAGGAATGAATATAAAGTAAAGCTTCGTGACAGGGATAAAAACATTTTCTTTGAGGAAATGGAATCTGATCTTAATAAACTGGACAAAATCATTGATGACCTTGAACCCGAATTGAGGCTTCCTGTTCTGATCAAGAAATACATCAAACAAAACGCAAAAGTAATTGCATTCAACGTAGATCCTAACTTCAATGATGCAATAGACGGATTGATGTATATCCGAATCAGTGATCTTCCGGAAAACACGATAAAACCGGTATTGGAAGAGATGAGTGAGCAGATCAGAAAGGAGCAGGAAAATAATCCGGCTGATAATCAGTAA
- a CDS encoding aspartate kinase, giving the protein MKIFKFGGASVKDAESVKNVSMVLKSQGFAKCLLVISAMGKTTNELEKVVELYFKKENYQTEIEKIKRKHIEIAEGLFPENHAVFAEINIFFDDIDSFLRRNKSPNYNFVYDQVVSCGEMISTKILSEYLNEIQFTNQWLDVRDYIKTDNSYREGTVDWVRTEEFISNLNPEICYVTQGFIGSDENNFTVTLGREGSDYSAAIFAYCLNAEAMTIWKDVPGVMTGDPRKFNDVSLLSNISYEEAIEMAYYGASVIHPKTLQPLQQKSIPFYVKSFVDPTKEGTKVGASDKNQQEESYILKENQDLLKISTRDFSFIAEDHMSLIFGYLSKYKIKVSLMQNSAISLALCLEDKFNHIDELNQELQKIFKTEAIKNVSLFTVRNAKMDHIDKFYHEKNVLLEQISKNTLQMVTQ; this is encoded by the coding sequence ATGAAAATTTTCAAGTTTGGTGGGGCATCGGTAAAAGATGCTGAAAGTGTGAAAAACGTATCCATGGTTCTAAAAAGCCAGGGATTTGCCAAATGTTTGCTGGTTATTTCAGCAATGGGCAAAACGACAAACGAATTGGAAAAAGTTGTAGAACTTTATTTCAAAAAGGAAAACTATCAAACTGAGATTGAAAAGATAAAACGAAAACACATTGAGATTGCGGAAGGTCTTTTTCCTGAAAATCATGCGGTTTTTGCTGAAATCAATATCTTTTTTGATGACATTGATTCTTTCTTAAGAAGAAATAAGTCTCCTAATTACAACTTTGTCTATGACCAGGTGGTAAGCTGTGGGGAAATGATTTCTACAAAAATTCTGAGTGAATATCTGAATGAAATTCAGTTTACCAACCAGTGGCTGGATGTCAGAGATTATATAAAAACGGATAATTCATACAGAGAAGGTACGGTAGACTGGGTGAGAACTGAAGAATTTATTTCCAATCTGAATCCTGAGATCTGCTATGTAACCCAGGGATTCATTGGTTCTGACGAAAACAATTTTACGGTGACGTTAGGAAGAGAAGGTTCAGACTACTCTGCTGCTATTTTTGCTTATTGCCTGAATGCTGAAGCAATGACTATCTGGAAAGATGTACCGGGAGTAATGACCGGAGATCCAAGAAAGTTCAATGATGTATCTCTTCTTTCCAATATCTCTTATGAAGAAGCGATTGAGATGGCTTATTACGGAGCAAGTGTTATTCACCCAAAAACATTGCAGCCACTACAGCAAAAAAGTATTCCTTTTTATGTAAAATCTTTCGTAGACCCTACCAAAGAAGGAACAAAAGTAGGTGCTTCCGACAAAAACCAACAGGAAGAATCTTATATTTTAAAAGAGAACCAGGATCTTCTGAAGATATCTACAAGAGATTTCTCTTTTATTGCAGAAGACCATATGAGCTTAATTTTTGGATATTTATCTAAGTATAAGATCAAGGTTTCTCTAATGCAGAATTCTGCTATCTCCCTGGCATTGTGTCTTGAAGATAAATTTAATCATATAGATGAGCTCAACCAGGAGCTTCAAAAAATTTTTAAAACCGAAGCAATTAAAAATGTATCTTTATTCACAGTAAGAAATGCGAAGATGGATCACATTGATAAATTTTACCATGAAAAAAATGTATTATTGGAACAAATTTCCAAGAATACTCTTCAAATGGTAACACAATAA
- a CDS encoding TIGR02594 family protein: MADKGYIIIEGATAYCSSSVTNNSNGTAVPMEVKSQKKKLGKNKYFAQNKPVATYLDDKADSFGGGNGFGNCKGSDGKTYPCKGKCSIKYKDYYENVEFNKSMKILLDASTGNCPGYGVPGTIAFATTGQANNVSQIEVKEADEFSVANTSPQWPSSAASEASISVSSISMIRPIPADKLTENYYYIKGMNGPLFPIANPFGGDNLDLKAQFKGDEKKIIWALFKGEGTKDKVKTFIGLGSNFSQSMSKIFDSLTEGKYRLEAYGKKAGDAKCSINVEVVQDFVKKIVSPGSSTLIKIPLPVSIERKLSSATDQAKILNRGFIMPVNSVQWTVKQGTTVLYNSYSGVSSSHLLDVTGIGDRIFLTFKNEGKYTVEAFTDPTDPKPQSIEVKIENSLGVMGVKGEPGLVRFSDMIKVQASRFNVNYMPSGTSVYWYLKKEGIGRVALFENSSSFRTGTISKKVAELLYNDAKLASNQYFGKYILEAYANPLEAGKQPGFSGSDCFNFEVIQNVIDKFTLPATNIPKGTKIKYTAAARIATLAGNEAIKIEVPDKVTNNGDGTITFNDLGEYTISSYLTGDYTDGKKIEVKVKVSEPAIKRALWAYGTGVKRTETGFGEETYGFIEIDGLQNQALKVKVWVKGEGDDFYKEKDKYMLEEKTVTLNNEGKASFLITTNDDYKKKLLAAIPKTTENPNPSYRLVFTVELQASSSADIVLPGNITIQGTRPVVVDSTTTYLEVLDSNEELVMTSEQKIVSIMFSTENGKDIQREQTFYGKTHKLWIHTVNMTEEVLKIDVLKEIPKEGLNEKDHITYTHESKQSYNEEKTGKDGLLEVSFTAKEEWKNPPKNFDYYIAQVSRQVQDPADPKKKVWKVEKSQLTINSTLPADLVRTEDIEKLGIKAYKKDGTPFTKEEMLELRKQFIFYESGCLKVSQKDTPEAIDNDVVPVVVEMAEVRKQKTCYCNRGFTDKEMEDLIKTMTGGTEIWKGIKESCDITDKTIKSLTAEVNTMFASNGINRCMQKISFLANVSEETGFFVQSKEEESKHLSSVSKYKGRGILQITGTADVTGYYNNPGPYKNYGKDKYADENKFLDDNADLISKNLHNAVDVGGWIFNFKKVPLWELNPKKTYSKELAETLAWKRTYFSKGLGKSLTELGILMEEEEEKYFFLQGKILNGYSPEHRLEKPPIGWEGRKKALGKLKTWFKYDKKVCDGEVVAMPNLEGRAPWMALVWKEEAKNLAETGTNEEIQKFFDGTPYENDMKNGTKNETNIAWCAAFVNWIMKHYGYEGVTTDKGYDAVRALKWATWAEGKDLKKPVYGAIAVKTRTGGGHVGFVAGKKGDKVVILGGNQSQKLYCVSYDISDYYAYVVPTNYEITDADYNLPEYKGNPGAKGSEL; encoded by the coding sequence ATGGCGGATAAAGGATACATCATTATAGAAGGAGCCACTGCGTACTGCAGCAGCTCTGTAACCAATAATTCCAATGGAACCGCCGTTCCGATGGAAGTGAAAAGCCAGAAAAAAAAACTAGGCAAAAATAAATATTTTGCACAGAATAAACCTGTAGCAACTTATCTTGACGATAAAGCCGACAGCTTCGGTGGTGGCAACGGATTTGGAAACTGTAAAGGCTCAGATGGAAAAACTTACCCATGCAAAGGTAAATGCAGTATTAAATATAAAGACTATTATGAGAATGTAGAATTCAACAAGAGCATGAAAATACTGTTGGATGCATCTACAGGAAATTGCCCGGGATATGGTGTTCCGGGAACCATTGCTTTTGCAACTACCGGGCAGGCTAACAATGTTTCCCAGATTGAAGTCAAAGAAGCAGATGAATTTTCCGTAGCCAACACTTCACCACAATGGCCCTCATCTGCTGCGTCTGAAGCAAGCATATCAGTGTCATCAATCTCGATGATAAGACCAATACCGGCGGATAAGCTTACCGAAAATTATTACTATATCAAAGGGATGAACGGACCATTATTTCCCATTGCAAACCCTTTTGGCGGTGATAATCTGGATTTGAAAGCCCAATTTAAAGGCGATGAAAAAAAAATCATCTGGGCTCTTTTCAAAGGAGAGGGAACCAAAGATAAAGTAAAAACATTTATCGGATTAGGAAGCAATTTCAGCCAATCTATGAGTAAAATATTTGACAGTCTTACTGAAGGGAAGTACAGACTTGAAGCTTATGGCAAAAAAGCTGGAGATGCTAAATGCTCTATTAATGTTGAAGTAGTTCAGGATTTTGTCAAGAAAATTGTCAGTCCCGGATCTTCAACCTTAATTAAAATCCCTCTCCCTGTATCTATTGAACGTAAACTCAGCAGTGCAACCGACCAGGCAAAAATATTGAACAGAGGCTTTATTATGCCCGTGAATAGTGTTCAATGGACCGTAAAACAAGGAACAACAGTACTTTATAACAGTTATTCTGGAGTCTCCTCTTCGCACCTTTTGGATGTAACAGGTATTGGTGATCGTATATTTCTGACTTTTAAAAATGAAGGAAAATATACTGTAGAAGCATTTACAGATCCTACAGATCCAAAACCGCAATCTATAGAAGTTAAAATAGAAAACAGCCTTGGGGTAATGGGAGTGAAAGGAGAACCGGGTTTAGTGAGATTCAGTGATATGATCAAAGTTCAGGCTTCCAGGTTCAATGTCAATTATATGCCTTCCGGGACATCTGTATATTGGTATCTTAAAAAAGAAGGAATTGGAAGAGTGGCTTTATTTGAAAATTCATCATCCTTCAGGACAGGTACCATCAGCAAAAAAGTAGCTGAATTACTTTATAATGATGCTAAACTGGCCAGTAATCAGTATTTCGGGAAATATATATTGGAAGCCTATGCCAATCCGTTGGAAGCAGGAAAGCAGCCCGGATTTTCAGGGTCAGACTGTTTTAATTTTGAGGTGATTCAAAATGTAATAGATAAATTCACTCTTCCGGCTACCAATATTCCAAAAGGAACCAAAATAAAATATACAGCAGCGGCAAGAATTGCTACATTGGCCGGAAATGAAGCCATAAAAATAGAAGTTCCGGATAAAGTGACCAATAACGGAGATGGAACAATTACATTCAATGATCTCGGAGAATATACTATTTCTTCGTATTTGACCGGAGATTATACCGACGGGAAGAAAATTGAAGTTAAAGTAAAAGTATCAGAACCCGCAATAAAAAGAGCTCTTTGGGCCTATGGAACAGGAGTGAAACGTACTGAAACCGGGTTTGGAGAAGAAACCTATGGATTTATTGAAATTGATGGTCTTCAAAATCAGGCTTTAAAAGTAAAAGTATGGGTAAAAGGGGAAGGGGATGATTTCTATAAGGAGAAAGACAAATATATGCTGGAGGAGAAAACAGTCACACTTAATAATGAAGGTAAAGCTTCCTTCCTTATTACCACCAATGATGATTACAAGAAAAAATTGCTGGCCGCTATACCTAAAACGACAGAAAATCCTAATCCGTCTTACCGCTTGGTATTTACGGTAGAGCTTCAGGCAAGTTCATCCGCAGATATTGTTCTTCCCGGCAATATTACCATTCAGGGAACGCGTCCTGTGGTTGTAGACAGCACCACTACCTATCTGGAAGTTTTGGATTCCAATGAAGAACTGGTGATGACTTCTGAACAGAAAATTGTCTCTATCATGTTCTCTACAGAAAACGGTAAGGATATTCAGCGGGAACAGACTTTCTATGGTAAAACCCATAAACTTTGGATACATACCGTCAACATGACTGAAGAAGTTCTGAAAATTGACGTTTTGAAGGAAATTCCAAAAGAAGGATTAAACGAAAAAGATCATATAACCTATACTCACGAAAGCAAACAGAGCTATAACGAAGAAAAAACAGGAAAAGATGGTCTGCTTGAAGTTTCTTTCACAGCAAAAGAAGAATGGAAAAATCCACCGAAAAACTTTGATTACTATATAGCACAGGTTTCCCGACAGGTTCAGGATCCCGCTGATCCCAAAAAGAAAGTCTGGAAAGTGGAAAAAAGCCAGTTGACAATCAATAGTACACTTCCTGCCGATTTGGTTAGAACGGAGGACATAGAAAAATTGGGAATCAAGGCTTATAAAAAAGACGGAACTCCTTTTACAAAAGAAGAAATGCTGGAACTAAGAAAGCAGTTTATTTTCTACGAAAGTGGCTGTCTAAAAGTTTCTCAAAAAGATACACCTGAAGCTATTGATAATGATGTGGTGCCGGTAGTGGTGGAAATGGCGGAGGTGAGAAAGCAGAAAACATGCTATTGTAATCGTGGTTTTACAGATAAAGAAATGGAAGACCTTATTAAAACAATGACAGGAGGTACTGAAATTTGGAAGGGAATAAAAGAAAGCTGTGATATTACTGATAAAACTATTAAGAGCTTAACGGCTGAGGTCAATACTATGTTCGCCAGCAATGGAATCAATCGTTGTATGCAAAAGATATCATTTCTGGCGAATGTATCTGAGGAAACTGGTTTTTTTGTACAGAGTAAAGAAGAAGAGAGCAAGCATTTGTCAAGTGTAAGTAAATATAAAGGGAGAGGGATACTTCAGATCACGGGAACTGCTGACGTAACAGGATATTATAATAATCCGGGGCCTTATAAAAATTATGGAAAAGATAAATATGCTGATGAAAATAAATTTTTAGATGATAATGCTGATCTTATTTCTAAAAATCTTCATAATGCCGTTGATGTAGGAGGTTGGATTTTTAATTTTAAAAAAGTCCCTTTGTGGGAGCTTAATCCTAAAAAAACATATTCTAAAGAATTGGCAGAAACTCTTGCATGGAAACGTACATACTTTAGTAAAGGATTAGGAAAAAGTCTTACAGAACTTGGAATTCTAATGGAAGAAGAAGAGGAGAAATACTTTTTCTTACAAGGAAAAATTTTAAATGGATATTCTCCTGAACATAGATTAGAAAAGCCGCCAATAGGATGGGAGGGCCGTAAAAAGGCTTTAGGTAAATTAAAAACATGGTTTAAATATGATAAAAAAGTCTGTGATGGAGAAGTAGTGGCAATGCCAAACCTTGAAGGAAGAGCTCCATGGATGGCCCTAGTTTGGAAGGAAGAAGCGAAGAATCTGGCTGAAACCGGAACCAATGAAGAAATTCAAAAGTTTTTTGATGGAACTCCCTATGAAAATGACATGAAAAATGGTACAAAAAATGAAACGAATATAGCATGGTGTGCGGCTTTTGTCAACTGGATTATGAAACATTACGGGTACGAAGGAGTTACTACTGATAAAGGATATGATGCTGTAAGAGCGTTAAAATGGGCAACATGGGCAGAAGGAAAAGACTTGAAAAAACCAGTTTACGGAGCAATTGCTGTGAAAACAAGAACCGGAGGAGGACACGTAGGTTTTGTTGCAGGAAAGAAAGGAGATAAAGTTGTTATATTAGGAGGAAATCAATCACAAAAGTTATATTGTGTATCTTATGATATTTCTGACTATTATGCATATGTAGTCCCAACAAATTACGAAATTACAGACGCAGATTATAATTTGCCGGAGTATAAAGGAAATCCTGGTGCAAAAGGATCTGAACTTTAA